The DNA window atataaccaaaatcatatatatatatacccaatgcatataatcacttaatttaaacagattcactggcacttcacctgctaggcttatagcctgattcagttcaccggcacttagcctgctaggcttatagcttgattcagatcaccgaaacttagcctgctaggcttatagcctgattcagatcaccggcacttagcctgctagacgtaaagtccgAAACATTTCACCGGCAATTAATCTGATTGGTACtaagctttaaaaaaaatatcaattcacagaagttgtatctcatatttgtatatagaatccacataaaattcagctcaataatttataaactatatatTTAAATAGCATAGATGTATAAAGTTCAAACATCAATTCCAgctcaataatttaattatacatccaaacctatatatataacttaatgcATTAATCTACTACTAATATCATATATTCGATCATCTTTTAATAatccaattaataatttcatactttcaATGCTATTCAAGAACTTTACATGAATAAATACTTGTATATTAGCATAATCGAACCTCATGTAACCTTATATAATTGTCATACCTAAATTCACTATAAAatcatatacatgtatgtatacctgatcattcaaatataacatatatatataattaccaactcacatatacaaatataagtTACATATCTTAATCAAATCTAAgagtttatacatatatatttatatacatatattcggacctaaaatacatatatatgtatatatcatacttaccttggattaaaaccaagaatttatacatatacaacattcatacttCCACTAAAttcaaaaactatatatatatacacatatgtatatatattctatcattatgtatataattataaatatatatatatacatattcataccTTTATCTAAAATCAAGGTTTATTCAtgctattacatatatttttgaatctatcatatacatgtataatttctTACCTAATTTCATTACAAGagattttcatatatatacatgcctaTCCGAATCTCACCTTTactcatataaaatttaaacctaTAATTTAACTCATGAACTTATACAAGAttatacttgtatattcgaaACTATCAAatacttatataaaatttatacttatacttcaaattataaacatttaattacaGCTCATCAAGTATACAATcgatatacatgtataaatattgatttaataacttttaaattgctaatagacttacctcggacggtgAAAAGTCGAAACCAGACGAttaatcgacaactttagtttttccccgatccaactcCGTTTTCttcagttcttgatctaaatatattcaaaataagctagtttaaatataactacattcaatttaatccaaaaacacttaaataggtaaattatcattttgcccctgacatttacactttttacaatttagtccctattggataaaacacaaaatacacaaaatttgttcACACCATACAAAGGCCGAATGTACCTATTGTTTATACAAgtcctcacatttcatttatttcacattttagtccctcaaaattttaatttcacattttaaccctaattactcaatttcaccaaaaattcaaagacaaaacatattaatttttcACCCATCTTTCATATTTCCTCATCAACTATCGAAAAGcttaaacattcatcaatggcatatctcaaaatcaccgtcaaattctaaaattaaagcatgggtcttgtagtacacaaagcaacgatctcaaaaacgtaaaaattatcaaaaaccgaaacaaaacTAACCTTAATCAAGCTATGAAAGTACCGAACTTTAGAAAGCCATAGTTGGGTTCTTCATGCTTAACATTCGACtaagaaaagatgaaaacattcatcttttcatcatttatttttaattataatgtttaatttaacaattgactaaattaaccttattataataaatatatataacatatatgttAAGGTCAATTATGTCATATGCCACCCACTATCTACTTTATGGTCTTATTGCATCATAAATCCtcccatttaaaaagacaacaacaattaggtgcttttatatttaacccctaaattttcattttatgtgattaagcccttttattaaatcagacATTTAAAagacgaaattaaaacacgaaaatttcacacaatcaaattcacacataataaacacacaaaataatattaaaatatttttctaactcagatttgtggtcccgaaaccactatatccgattagggtcaatattgggctgttacatcatgtaactaaattgtgtacatttatgtatttgaattaaatgttgcatatgtgaattatgtaattgtcaTGCATATGAAATTGATCGAATATCCGATAATGCCCGATAAGTGTTAAATCccgttttaacaaatgaaaattgATGGATACAAGTTTCctgtattggttgtggtcttacATATGTTGCAGTCACACCATAGCTCAAAATAGTATCCaatataagccctctcgagctttccgttatatggttcttgcgagcttcccgttaatagctctttggAGCATCTCGATAGATTGTGATActgcatgtgttgtgggcacaccatagctcttatgagcgtcctattatatggctcttcgtgagcttcccgattaaaggctctttgtgggcttcctgattaatggctcttcagagcttcccgatatggctcgctTAAACTTCCCGATATATGACTATCcagagcttcccgttacatggctcatatgagcttcccgttatatggctcaagAGTATGCTTCCCGATTATGTGCTCTATGAAGCACttccgaatatgaattgacggatttcagtttcgtacacttcaagtgtactaccgGTGTATCCattgaaatttcaaataaattcagcAGGCAAAGTTTCGATatgagataatattaatttgagatgaattatttttaaatgtaaaagttatatgaatatatgatgaggaaagcatatgtatatgaaattgtatTATGATGGGCTAATCTTTGTTACATGAAAAGTACTCGGAATTcatgactaacatgcttgatgaaGATTTGTATGTGTTTAGGCTATTGATTTTATTGGTTTGGATGTACTATGAGTActtattttaaatgaatatgattggtaagtaaatttcttgttatacgaacttactaagcattatatgcttactctatttatttttctctgttttatagtgctcgaaagctcataaaggttggaaattggtaggagcatcatcacactatcattcagctcattttggtacaaatagcaaacttattttggtataatggcatgtataccATGTATAGGCTAAGTTAAGCAAAATtgatgacatgttttggttgtaactagccattggaatggctagtgatagtATGGTTAATGTATATGTATGAGGTTATACTATGTTTGATATGTAAGTGTGCGTGATTGGTATTATAGGTTTAAATATGCTTAAGTAAAAACATGTTCAATTGAGTAAGTTGGATATTTAAATCAATGTCAtgatatatcatgcataagaattgggttttggcttggtttaaatgTCTTGGATTGGTTGATGAATGTGCTTAAATGTGGTTGTAGGTGGAAGACTAATTaagtgagaaaagtggccttgaaACTGACATTTTCATCTACACGggttgacacacgggcatgtgtctcaaccgtgtgtgacacacggcttggccacacgggcatgtgtcccctgcacctactttttaaaaattaaattgtccacacggcctagcacacaggtgtatGATTGGTCGTGTGACATAagtcaggatttaggtatgttacactatgaatgtcacaagtgaataaatccataaacgaattcaggatctattcttcttgggtccaatCAGTCACATCAATGTCcctatcttttaggagtcattggcttcgatgcccaagacaaagcatcttccttaattgaacttgatagacggtatattagtcttttaattgattttctcattttcgattagactaatggcatgtttaggtttgtctactaatataagttatctttttgtattacgattcGACTGCACAATactacttagtattagttaaacattagacaaccaatgaggcaatatttgcttctattttactttgcatgcaaaaaccacgtgaggacattatacaaagtatattaatgtaattcatgaattattttattaaccgatctattcaaaaaaattacaagtgtgtatagacgaatatactacacttaaagCATCAGATCCAACAgtcaaaattaaataacaaagaTTGAAGCATAAGCCAAATTGCTCTCCTGAtacaaaaaaatgataaaaaaaaatcttattactTGTCGTCTCATAAGATATAGCAAACCTAGTCATCTATTATACACCTTACCATTAGAAGAATAAAGCCCCTAAAATCATGAAACTTTCCTCACCAAACAAATTACAACTCTTCAAAAGAAAAAACTTAAACCACCATCATTTTAATAGATATTatcataaaacaatttaaaagagaaattaaatttttattatattgtcaaTATCAAAGTTTAAGATCAATCTCAAATAATTTTATTCCTCTAGGATGAAAAAAAAACTTCTTCAAAGAGGGATTTAAAGTGAAGAATAATCTCACTATTTATATCGAAAGAAAATAAAATCGtgcatttttattcttattaattaaaattaaacaataaatgatGATACTTAAAAGGAAATCCATCAAATAATTGGTAAACCCATTTTCTAATTCACAGACAcacgtgtgtatatatatatatattaagctttTTTCCCCCAGGTGGTGACAAATGTTTGAAGGCAAACAAATGATGGTATGTCGTAGAGAAAGACAAAGATTATTTGACAGTTGGCCGACCTTTGAATTGAATTGCATTATAAGGATGTAACTAAACTacttactattttaaatatagaTACCTTTCcatcaaatttaacatttttttattcaataacTTGTTTTAGTAATAATTAATGCTAATACATGTGTCATTATTTTATCTCTAGAATACATGGAACATATAAAGGGGCATGGCTGTGTTAAATACggtaatttatgtattaaaaagtgttgctttttttttatctattttgaaatgatttgaaaaaaaaaatttaatggttaaaatataaaaaaaaatttaaatagaaagTTTAAATGATTCTTTTGATAAAATTAgagaactaaaaaaattattatatttaaataaaatcaacaGGGAAGAGTAGACGACTGATGGTTGCGGTTCATCATGGATCAATGAATGTTCTTGGTGTGTATAAGGAAATTAGATTGATAGGCTTAAGGATGGTTGGAGAGGAGAGTTCTAAGTGTCTATAAGTGGTTTCTTCATCCCTACTCTGGTATTATGATAAGAGACAAAGAAAATCCATACAAATTAAATTTGTTGACAACAGAGTTATAACATTATAGGTTAAATATGTGACTTTTTGGATAGTCGAATAATCAATGAGCTCAAAGCTCCATGTGCATCTAACAGAGGTGGCTCAGCGAGGGTATGCTATAGTATTGCCTGGTGCTTATGGTTGTAATGTAATTCACTTATTAATGACACGTATAAGAacttacaaatatatatattgttaaaaaggtgaacattaaattaaaaaaagcatATATCAATGCCTTGGTTTTTAGgaaatttaaattataagttaACGGTTTAATTATCTTAGTACCAAATGCCAATTAACTCAGTAGTTTATTATATGtatagattaaataataaaataaaatattgtaaacaaataaaaacGGTAAACTCAACCAAGGCAGATCTAACTGGAGTTACGGTAGTAGCGGTGAAAATTAAAGAGTCGAGTCGACGGCTCTGTTACTCTTATCACAACTTTCAttggccaaaattttcttttctctacACATGACCCTAATCTCCGATTTAATCTCTTGAAAATACTCGCaagaatcccggtagcttaaaCCGTTAccaaggaaaaggaaaagttaaACCCATAGGGTTCTGCTTCGTTCCCACGCGTTTTCCGTGGTGTCCAAGGATCCAATATTCATCAGTTTCAGTTCCTATCGAACTTCAACCACCCTAGATCTGTCTCAGGTTCTTCTTCCAATCTTCTTGTTTATCCGTCCTTTTACTGTAATGGGTTTTTGTTTCTATATATGATCTGCCATTTCGTAATCTGTTCAGTAGTGTGATCTTTCTTTATGAACACTTCTTTGAGAAGTTTTTGTTGAAATAGCTATTTTTTATAAAGTATTTTGCATTTTGCTATAGGGATCTGCTGCTTTTAATGTTTGATGTAATGAAATTATTGTATACGCTGGCATCTGGGGctttttatttttggtgttaatgTTAAGTTAGGGATAAATTTGCATTGTAACCGATCGTTGAATATTTCTTTGGTGTAGACTTATTTGTATCTTGGGTGCCTCGGGTTACTGTAGCTTAGGTTCGAGCGTATACTGCAAGATTTGCTATTACGATGGTTTTCCCAGAAAGAAAGATGCCTGGAGTTTGCTGGGTTTTTCTGTTACTGCTTCTGTTTGCTCATATTTGTGATGGGTTTTACCTTCCGGGAAGTTACATGCACACGTATTCGACTAAGGATACTATATTTGCCAAAGTTAATTCCTTGACTTCCATTGAAACCGAGCTCCCTTTTAGTTATTACAGTCTCCCTTACTGCAAGCCTCTTGGTGGAGTAAAGAAAAGTGCCGAGAATCTTGGTGAACTTCTCATGGGAGATCAGATTGATAACTCCCCTTATAGGTTTCGAATGAATGTGAATGAGTCTCTCTACCTTTGCACCACCAGCCCCTTGAATGAGCACGAGGTTAAGCTTTTGAAACAGAGGACTCGTGATTTGTATCAAGTGAATATGATTCTAGACAATTTGCCAGTGATGAGGATTGCAAAACAGAACGGGGTTAACATTCAGTGGACTGGATTCCCGGTTGGTTATTCTCCACCAAACAGTAATGATGATTACATAATCAATCATCTCAAGTTCAAGGTTTTGGTTCATGAGTATGAGGGAAGTGGTGCGGAGATAATTGGAACCGGGGAAGATGGGATGGCTGTGTTTCCCAAAGCTGATAAGAAGAAAGCTTCTGGTTTTGAGATTGTTGGTTTCGAGGTGGTTCCGTGCAGTGTTAAATATGATCCAAAAGCCATGACTAAACTTCACATGTATGACAAAGTCTCCTCTGTGAACTGCCCCTTGGGGCTCGGCAAGTCGCAGATAATAAGGGAACGAGAAAGGATCTCTTTTACTTACGAGGTTGAATTCGTTAAAAGTGATATTAGATGGCCATCTCGGTGGGATGCTTATTTGAAGATGGAAGGGGCACGCGTGCACTGGTTCTCAATTCTAAATTCTCTAATGGTGATCACTTTCCTTGCTGGTATTGTGTTTGTCATATTCTTGAGGACTGTGAGGAGGGATTTGACAAGGTACGAGGAACTGGACAAAGAAGCTCAAGCACAAATGAATGAGGAGCTTTCTGGGTGGAAGCTTGTTGTAGGAGATGTCTTCAGAGAACCAGATTGTCCAAAGCTTCTCTGCGTGATGATTGGAGATGGAGTTCAGATTATGGGAATGGCAGCTGTCACTATAGTTTTTGCTGCCTTCGGTTTCATGTCACCAGCTTCACGAGGAATGCTACTGACAGGGATGATTATTCTTTATCTTTTCCTGGGTATTGTGGCTGGGTATGTTGCTGTACGTCTCTGGAGAACTCTGAAGGGAACTTCAGAAGGATGGAGGTCTGTTTCGTGGTCCGTTGCGTGCTTCTTTCCTGGAATTGTCTTTGTTATCCTTACGGTATTGAATTTTATACTGTGGGGCAGTAAAAGTACTGGTGCAATCCCCATTTCCCTGTATTTTGTACTTTTATCTCTCTGGTTCTGCATTTCTGTGCCTCTGACTCTCATTGGAGGATTCATAGGGACCAGAGCTGAAGCTATTCAGTATCCTGTAAGAACTAACCAGATTCCTCGGGAGATTCCTGCACGCAAATATCCATCATGGCTTCTTGTTCTTGGTGCTGGGACCCTTCCATTTGGAACCCTTTTCATTGAACTCTTCTTCATCCTATCTAGCATCTGGCTTGGCAGGTTTTATTACGTGTTTGGTTTCTTGCTTATAGTTCTTCTACTACTGATCATCGTTTGTGCCGAAGTGTCAGTGGTCCTTACCTACATGCATCTTTGTGTCGAGGACTGGCGATGGTGGTGGAAGGCTTTCTTTGCTTCGGGTTCAGTATCACTCTATGTGTTCCTCTACTCCATTAATTACTTGGTCTTTGACCTACAAAGTTTGAGTGGTCCTGTGTCAGCTATTCTTTATCTCGGGTACTCAATGATCATGGCAATTGCGATAATGCTGTCAACGGGCACCATTGGCTTCATCACATCATTCTATTTTGTCCATTATCTCTTCTCCTCTGTCAAGATCGACTAAAAGTTTCATTTGGTGATCTTCATCAACTGGTGGAAAAGACATAGGCTTGTAAGAGTATGATATATCGGTGAAGTTGCCATTGGTAGCTAATCATGTTACACTTATCAAAGAGACACTCAAAATCATTcaaaattatatgttaattttggtGGTGGTTGAGTGTAGGACCTGATAGATTTAAAAGTCTGATTACTAGTTACGAGTTTTTGTTTGGATTACATGTAGGAAGTAGTTTGTTGGACGTGAAATCTTGTATTTTCTCtcatatttttaatcaaatagaaACATTTACTTTCTAAGATCCCAGCCATGGACCATCGGCCTTTTATTACTTCTTGGGCTCATAAAAGGACCAACCATAATAATGGGGTTAagaatatacaatttaatttctttgtttaaATTTCCTTCATTCTCTCTACATAGATCTGATTGTTATTCGTTCGAAGGCTCGCTTGAAAAGTAGAAAAGTTTAAGCAAAAATATAGATTTGAAAAAtgacttagacaaaaaaaaatgtttgttTTCTAAATGGGCAATGGGCCGGGTCTTGATAGATTTTTTTAGCTCAAGCCTAGTCGGGCCTGAATTAGTTGTTTCGCTATTATCTtgttattatattgctactattttgttattatttggatattatataattcTTGTTTTCTTGTTTGAATActatataacatttattttaatgttttagtgtatttgattttttatatttttaaaatttatttttatataaaaaaataatctaaaaaaattattttgggcGGGCTGAGACAGGTTCGAGTTTAGCATTTTTTATTTGGGCCAGGCTTGAGTAaaatttaggcctattttttgggTTGGGCCTAAAAATTTGCACCAGCTCGACCCTAACACAGCCTGGCCCATGAGCAAGTCTAATTTAGtctataaatttttgtttttaagaatttagtccctctattttttagattttaaaatttagatctaattgttaacatttatttttgttaaatttgttggtgtgctattttgaaataataataaaaaaaacttacttggtagctatgtaattaaa is part of the Gossypium hirsutum isolate 1008001.06 chromosome D11, Gossypium_hirsutum_v2.1, whole genome shotgun sequence genome and encodes:
- the LOC107912484 gene encoding transmembrane 9 superfamily member 12, with product MVFPERKMPGVCWVFLLLLLFAHICDGFYLPGSYMHTYSTKDTIFAKVNSLTSIETELPFSYYSLPYCKPLGGVKKSAENLGELLMGDQIDNSPYRFRMNVNESLYLCTTSPLNEHEVKLLKQRTRDLYQVNMILDNLPVMRIAKQNGVNIQWTGFPVGYSPPNSNDDYIINHLKFKVLVHEYEGSGAEIIGTGEDGMAVFPKADKKKASGFEIVGFEVVPCSVKYDPKAMTKLHMYDKVSSVNCPLGLGKSQIIRERERISFTYEVEFVKSDIRWPSRWDAYLKMEGARVHWFSILNSLMVITFLAGIVFVIFLRTVRRDLTRYEELDKEAQAQMNEELSGWKLVVGDVFREPDCPKLLCVMIGDGVQIMGMAAVTIVFAAFGFMSPASRGMLLTGMIILYLFLGIVAGYVAVRLWRTLKGTSEGWRSVSWSVACFFPGIVFVILTVLNFILWGSKSTGAIPISLYFVLLSLWFCISVPLTLIGGFIGTRAEAIQYPVRTNQIPREIPARKYPSWLLVLGAGTLPFGTLFIELFFILSSIWLGRFYYVFGFLLIVLLLLIIVCAEVSVVLTYMHLCVEDWRWWWKAFFASGSVSLYVFLYSINYLVFDLQSLSGPVSAILYLGYSMIMAIAIMLSTGTIGFITSFYFVHYLFSSVKID